One stretch of Gouania willdenowi chromosome 16, fGouWil2.1, whole genome shotgun sequence DNA includes these proteins:
- the irx4a gene encoding iroquois-class homeodomain protein IRX-4a: MSYPQFGYPYSSAPQFLMTTNSLTTCYESTGRSIADSGVGSGQTPVYCPVYESRLLATARHELSSAAALGVYGSPYTGGQGYGNYVTYGTDASAFYSLGAFDTKEATASAHAGITPATAYYPYDPTLGQYQYDRYSSMDGGTRRKNATRETTSTLKAWLQEHRKNPYPTKGEKIMLAIITKMTLTQVSTWFANARRRLKKENKMTWPPRNKGSEEKRYDDDEDGPQEEQIKSENNDDDTRSRADKDLQLSDLDDFDPLESENSECELKHRYHMNTHMTLSTTTAECPPGHLIKDTSLKIPIPVSLGGEQDLSKSCLKSNPEDFEADIRHHAKVCYNPQQQQQQQILDGKPRIWSLAQTATSLNQTEYPSCMLRCQPPPSLTPSPAATSPVPGPDNRQDSPVTTLRNWVDGVFHDPLFRHSTLSQALTNTTVSWTANTKGGLMEAERGAAASQLQDSPKDSSMAFPKNINKLFCS, from the exons ATGTCATATCCACAATTTGGATATCCTTATTCGTCTGCTCCACAA TTCCTGATGACCACCAACTCTTTGACCACTTGCTACGAGTCCACAGGCAGATCCATAGCCGACTCCGGGGTCGGGTCCGGACAGACACCGGTCTACTGTCCCGTGTATGAGAGCCGACTGCTGGCCACGGCCAGGCACGAGCTGAGCTCCGCCGCCGCGCTGGGTGTGTACGGGAGCCCCTACACCGGCGGACAGGGCTACGGGAACTACGTTACATACGGCACGGACGCCTCCGCCTTCTACTCGCTG GGTGCGTTTGATACTAAAGAAGCCACAGCCTCTGCACATGCAGGAATAACACCAGCAACAGCCTACTACCCCTATGACCCAACACTGGGACAGTACCAATATGAcag GTATAGTTCAATGGATGGAGGGACAAGGAGAAAGAATGCAACTCGTGAGACAACCAGCACACTGAAGGCCTGGCTGCAAGAACACAGGAAGAACCCGTACCCGACCAAAGGAGAGAAGATCATGCTGGCCATCATCACCAAAATGACCCTGACACAAGTTTCCACCTGGTTCGCTAACGCCAGGAGGAGGCTTAAGAAGGAGAACAAGATGACATGGCCGCCCAGAAACAAGGGCTCCGAGGAGAAAAGATATGACGATGACGAGGATGGGCCTCAGGAAGAgcagataaaaagtgaaaacaatgaTGACG aCACCAGAAGTCGGGCTGACAAAGACCTCCAGTTAAGTGACTTGGACGATTTCGACCCTCTTGAGTCTGAAAACTCGGAGTGTGAGCTCAAACATCGAtaccacatgaacacacacatgaCATTGTCGACGACAACAGCAGAGTGTCCCCCCGGGCACCTCATCAAGGACACGTCCCTGAAAATCCCCATCCCGGTGTCTCTGGGAGGGGAACAGGACTTGAGCAAAAGTTGTCTCAAATCAAACCCGGAGGACTTTGAGGCGGACATCAGACATCACGCAAAGGTGTGTTATAacccccagcagcagcagcagcagcagattctAGACGGTAAGCCTCGCATCTGGTCCTTGGCTCAGACCGCCACGTCTCTGAACCAGACTGAGTATCCGTCCTGTATGCTGAGGTGCCAGCCCCCACCATCGCTCACCCCGTCCCCCGCTGCTACCTCTCCCGTCCCCGGGCCGGACAACCGGCAGGACTCGCCCGTCACCACCCTGAGAAACTGGGTGGACGGGGTTTTTCACGACCCCTTGTTCAGGCACAGCACTTTGAGCCAGGCTCTGACCAACACGACCGTCTCTTGGACCGCGAACACCAAAGGCGGCCTCATGGAGGCTGAGCGCGGCGCTGCGGCCTCGCAGCTGCAGGACTCTCCCAAAGACAGTAGCATGGCTTTCcccaaaaacatcaacaaactcTTCTGTTCCTAA